Proteins found in one Arachis stenosperma cultivar V10309 chromosome 8, arast.V10309.gnm1.PFL2, whole genome shotgun sequence genomic segment:
- the LOC130943920 gene encoding protein S40-7-like, giving the protein MDRSDPNRFRNRKPASSTERFLGVPSNAPPLENPSSSSATDELTEDDVVFFGDDNADNNHLPSTASSSNSSTPNHHHLHHNNNHKGFGFGSSDTFGILAALPENDASPTAPNGTHFFHKASSVSLSSSSSSSSSRMIPAIPKPPSAHHDRMPQSSVMYHQSAPVNVPILSQAMMRRHRQFDDDDDDDVDDVTAEDDDVMLPPHEIVARNSAQSPMLACSVLEGVGRTLKGRDLRQVRNAVWRQTGFLD; this is encoded by the coding sequence ATGGATCGGTCTGACCCGAACCGCTTCCGTAACCGTAAACCGGCCTCCTCAACGGAACGCTTCCTTGGCGTCCCATCCAACGCGCCGCCTCTTGAAAACCCTAGCTCCTCCTCCGCCACCGACGAGCTCACCGAGGACGACGTCGTTTTCTTTGGCGACGACAACGCCGACAACAATCACCTCCCTTCCACTGCCTCCTCTTCCAACTCATCCACCCCTAACCACCACCACCTCCACCATAACAACAACCACAAGGGCTTCGGATTCGGCTCCTCTGACACCTTCGGCATCCTTGCCGCTCTGCCGGAAAACGACGCCTCACCTACTGCTCCAAACGGCACGCACTTCTTCCACAAGGCCTCCTCGGTTTCGCTGTcctcgtcttcttcttcttcttcgtcgcGTATGATTCCCGCCATACCGAAGCCTCCGTCAGCGCACCACGACCGGATGCCGCAGTCTTCGGTCATGTACCACCAGTCGGCGCCGGTGAACGTTCCTATTTTGTCTCAGGCGATGATGAGGAGGCACCGCCAGTTTGATGACGACGATGACGACGATGTGGACGATGTGACGGCGGAGGACGACGATGTGATGCTTCCGCCGCACGAGATTGTGGCGAGGAACTCGGCGCAGTCGCCGATGCTGGCGTGCTCGGTCCTGGAAGGGGTGGGGCGGACCCTGAAAGGGAGAGACTTACGGCAGGTTCGGAATGCGGTTTGGCGGCAAACAGGTTTCcttgattga
- the LOC130946509 gene encoding uncharacterized protein LOC130946509: MAFAHQVVTALVFVLVLTKVDPSACQLVKGKVSCNDCTHQNYDFSGIKVSVKCEGVKRVAMATTQDNGTFKVDLPFHQHNNNFMKKCQAKIIGGPNHIYARKKNQVSEIVMKGKEVKLSSPLSFFKECPQQHIEYCNAFASSKTFDFDFPFPPEWGLAPSSYYFPYFFPIIGIP, encoded by the exons ATGGCGTTTGCTCATCAAGTTGTCACAGCACTTGTTTTTGTGTTAGTTTTGACCAAAGTTGACCCCTCAGCATGCCAATTGGTGAAGGGCAAAGTCTCCTGCAATGACTGCACTCATCAAAACTACGATTTCTCTG GGATCAAGGTGTCAGTGAAGTGTGAAGGTGTGAAAAGGGTAGCCATGGCAACAACACAAGATAACGGCACCTTCAAGGTTGACCTCCCCTTTCACCagcataataataattttatgaaGAAGTGCCAAGCAAAAATTATTGGAGGACCAAATCACATATATGCCAGAAAGAAGAACCAGGTGTCAGAAATTGTAATGAAGGGCAAGGAGGTAAAACTATCAAGTCCTCTTAGCTTCTTCAAAGAATGCCCCCAACAACACATTGAATATTGCAACGCGTTCGCTTCATCCAAAACCTTCGATTTCGATTTCCCTTTTCCACCCGAGTGGGGTTTGGCACCTTCTAGTTACTACTTTCCTTATTTCTTCCCTATAATTGGAATACCTTGA